From the Pocillopora verrucosa isolate sample1 chromosome 11, ASM3666991v2, whole genome shotgun sequence genome, the window ATTGACCTCAAAGGTCCATAGGCAATTAAGATAACTGGTCAGACCAGAAGATTGTGAGGCAAAATTTCATGGCCCACCATCCTTAGTGAGATGTGGGGACCTATTGGTTAGTGCCCTTGACTCCAAGTCCAGAGATGCAGCTTGGAGATCTGGTCAGGTCAGAGTGTTGTGTTCCTGGGCAAAACACTGTACTCTCTCCaaccaggagtataaatgagtacaggcaaattttcagggaagcctaATGAAAtttaaggggggggggtaaccttgtgatggagggcatcccatccaggggggagtagtatAAGGACCTGCTAGATGGCCCACTTGGTTTGAGTACTGACTTAACCTGCCTCAACCATTCTAAgaattttctttgtctcaatAATACAAATTAATTGGTCCTAAGGTTACTAAGTCCTTGTGAAGTTTTGGCATTGTTATTAACCgcaatgaaaatttaaagcatttttaacattttactgCTTACTgtgtttttaattagttttaccTTATAAAAATTGCACATTTGCTGGGTGGTGCATGTTGATAGAGAAGTTTCAGTGCAGCAATAAGCCACATTGTTGACAAATGAGAGAATTTGGAAGACTGGCCACAGCttcattaacccttaaaccctcAAGagctgattgttaattctcccctttagctgctagACAATTCCtagtaaataagttatgagaatatggtgttagatcaagattagCCACTTGTACCTGATAAGATTGAgtcttctcattacctgtttgctggatgatgaatgaatattatagggagaagttacatgtcaatcacgCTTGGAAGTGTAAGGATCAAAGGAGAATTCACCACACCAAATAAAAGCTGTCTTTTAATCATGTTTTAATAATCTCTGAAATGTATTGTTCTCCTTTTGCGACACTACAAGGGATTAATTTATTCATCCcattgtaatttcttttctttattgattttaacacttaaactcccatgggtgaccaagacagaatttctcctcacaatatcaatacaatatcaactagctaagtgatgagaataaagaagaatatcaatttggggataattagtggattcaatactaaattctctgagctaacattataagaattgcatggttgacagtaaggagaatgaaaaatttcatctgggagttgaaggtttAAGTATTAAATGTAAATTGTAagcttcattttccttttaagaaatcAGAACTCATGgttgttaaccatttaaccccaaaaagtgatcagcatctaatttctccttacaatatcagtcttgaatcaaacattaaggtcatgagaataaaggagatgatcaccaactaaagaagctcttgattgttgaacaaattctccttatcagaaCCCTATGAAATGTCTAGAGAGTCGTATGGAGAATATctgtactgatgttagggagtacAGGGTTAAGGGTTTAATTCTAATTTTAAGTccagcaattaaaaaaaaatttgttttaaatgttatttAAATGTAATcttagttttaacattttttatttgagttACCCATTAAGCAGAGCATGGAAGTAACTGTTGATAAAACATGTACTTCTCCTAAGTTGCACAAGGCAATACAAGGCAATCTTCAAGGAGAATCTGGTATTCTATCTGGGGTTTGTTGCAATTGCACCCCTAACAACATTAAGCAGATACTTTCATGTTCTTATTTCCAAATTTCAGGCTCAGTTCTGTCCACAGTCTGATAAATTAGAGAGTGAAGCTAAATTAATCAACTATTTCATCTGATGTTTGTCTCACTTCTCATCACTTCCCTGCTTGACAATGTATaaatactgtgaggagaaaatcACACTTTATGTTTCTTTCCTTGGGATAATCTTAGCTGTGTTTTTCCCTTGACTTCACATTGGAAAATATAGAGACccttgcagaaaaaaaaaactgttctcCACAGTACCACACCCAAAGAATTACTACAATCATGTTACAAGTCTTAACCATCAACATTATTATTACCATGATAAACTATTTAATGAATCCAGACTAAGTTTCAAGTGAGATTTTGTTGAATGGGAATTAatggaaaaagagagaaaatagaaAGACAGCAGAATACATGTGCTTTATTGTTTAATATGGAGACGTTTATTGgtaaaaaatttactttcacAAGCAGGTTGCCAATTTcatctttattctcattttccAAAGCAATTGTAGAGCATAATGACGCATTTTAAGTATTGACTCAACCCTTtcacaccataacatcagtatcaaTATTCTCAACACCCTTTAGCACTGactaagagaatttgtttaacaatcaaagctacTTAGGTTGCCAATCTTTCTCTTTATCGTCATTTTCTAAAGCATCACAGAGCATGGTTGTATATTTCGCATTACTACTGacaaccctttacaccataacatcagtataaatattctcaaTACACTTTTCTGTAAATTTCCTTTAGCATTGACTAAAAGtgtgtgattctggggtgatattgtaaggagaaatcagtgGCTGATCACTTGTGGTTTAAAGTTTTAATGGAAAGTTGCTCTAATAATTATTCAACAAGTCTCCTTGTCTATCATTTTCCATGTTTTCTTGTGTACTCTCCCAGTGAAGGCGTCTTACATATGCTGGCTTACCACTGATGAATAAAATACCATCTTGTTTAGATGCTTGATTGACAACTTCGTCAACATCATCCAAATTCCAAAACCCCACCACACAAGACATAGAATCATTGCTCTCCATCCTGAAAACCACAGATTGGACCATAAGGGACTGACTAGTGAAATAATCAATGATAGCTTCCTTGCTAGAGTTTCGATCTAGATCATCAATGAGAATCATCATGCTTCGCTCTGTCTCCCGTTTAAATGCACCAGTTGACAAAGCCCTTTCATCAACTCTCCTTAAATCGACATTCTGGCCACAGATCACATGATCATGCAATAAAACTTTCTCCACAGCACCTACATCAGTAAATTCAACAGTGGGCCAATCTGTGTTAATTCGATATTTCACACCATGGATATCAGCATGGGTGGGTCGATGATGATCTGACGTCAGGTCCATTCGAACAATGTCTCCAAACTGTTCAAAATAAAGCTGCAACGCTTCTAGGGTGATATCTGCGGGAGCACCACGTAAAAGTACTTTGTTTGATTCCCTACTGTCAGACAGTGGTTTCACATAGATTTTAAATCGAGATGCAATCACCTGCAGTTGTTGCTTCAGAGCCATTTTAGCTGCATCTTCTCTCTTAAACACAACCATGCATTGACTGCTTTGGTTGCTGTCAGAATCCCTTCCAAGAACCTGCTCCACCTccccaaaaattgaaaaatgcttGATGAGGTCATTATCAGATATTTCAGGGAAAACATCATAGACATTGATTgtcctttttctcttccttgcAATCTCAGTTTTGTCTTTAATCTTAAAAGGTCTTGCCACATATATCTTCCACCCTTTTATCACATGCAAAGGGTTCGACAAGACATCTTTGACAGTTTCTGGATTTTTGAATGTTACAAATCCATAACTTTTCGGGAAAACAATCATTGCATCTTCAACTTCTCCAAAGGTTGAAAAGTAATCCTTCAAGTCTTGCTCGGTTGTTCTGTAATCGCCAGTTTCGAGCGCAGATAcatatattttcctttcttgcaGTTCTTCTGATTGAATATCTTTCGTAATTGGCAATTCGCGGGATTTTTTCAGAGATCTCACTGCTAGGAGCACTTTCACGTCCTTGCCGTCGATACGATGGTTGGTAGAGGACAAAACTTTCTCCGCAACCTTTGGACTGTCAAATGTCACGAACCCATAGCCTTTTGATTTTCCACTTAGTTGATCGCGGACTACTTTGGCGTGCTCTATCTTGCCGTACGATTTAAAGTAAAGTTCTAAAGTCTCAGCATCAGTTTCCACCGTACCTTCTCTCAGGCCAACGACCatgattttccttttctggtGTTCAGGAGAAAGATTCCTTGTGGCATAGGATAGAAACCTACTGTTTCTGGGTAAATATAGACTAGTGGCAGAAAAAAGCCTCGGCGTTTGAACGAAGAGTGGGCATCGAAATCCGGTCCTAGAGAACCGTACTACAACCGCCATTTTATTTCCTTCGTATTGCATTGCATCAAGGGAAAGTTTAAAGAATGAACCCAGTCCCCCTGTGCTTTTATACTTCGCTATTTGTTTTACCCTAAATAAAACACAAGCATTGCTGTTTATTTACGTTTTGTGGAGGTTACAATTGCCCAAGAGAAAGGATACAAAACTCATAAATAACATTAGGTATATATCAAATCTTGAGTTTTAACAAGGGCCAAAAAATTAAGATTACAACTGAAATTTCAGTTCAAAATTCATCTTCTCAAACCCTGAGCTCACTTACAGCATGACAAACTATCGATCAGTATACACCACTATAATATAAGCTCAAGTCCTTTGCTCACAAGTTTCACCCTTTACATCCTAGTATCAGTctacaaattctccatactgttctctatacatttcccaagatgcagacaaagagaatttatttaacaatcaagagcttctttcgttggtgatcaattcctttattctcataagcTTAtggtgtgtgattcagggaatatattgtaggagaaattagaagcttgTCACCCTTGGGGATCAAAGGGCTAACCATTTTTTATATCAAGCAACATTCCcaagaaacaattatttaaccctttaactcccagatcaaatttataattctccttactgtcaaccacacgattcttataatgttagttcagaaaatgtagtattggatcaaataattattcccaaattgatatttttctttattctcataacttatctGGTTggtattttattgatattgtaaggagaaattctgtcttagtcactgatgggagttaaagggttaagcaccaaaatatttaagaatCAACAGATGGCACTGAAAATCAAAAGCCACCACCCTCCCACCCACCCTCTGCAGACAAAAACCTGGCTTTTACCCCTTAGACACATGGAGttacaaaatttttggaaaaaaataaaagcatttcatgtCTCATcaaaataagcattttatcatatgatgGCCCATCTTTCTATTTCTTCCTTTTGAACATGTTTCTTCTCATAGGGCCATTTGCAGAGCCATAGGACTTTTTCAAGACCTACTGGTACTTATGCCATAATTTATGGCCCTCATACTGAGATccttttgtaatattttctgaTTAAAGTGGATGCACAAATGCTTTTCTTACTGCCATGGCAAGTAAGTTGGGTTACAGCTTAGGGTATTGTACACCAAAtttctcttaactaattttcaaggaaattttttggTGGCCAGAAAGGAGACCAGTCATATCCTGAGTTTAGgggttgaaaataattttcacaaattcttattttgtaagttaaccctttaactcccaagatctgattgttaattctcccctgtagctgctacaaatttccttatAAGTTAGatatgagaacttggtgctagatcaagatagcagcttctacctgataagtttgaatattctcattacctgtttgctgaagaatgtatggatattgtagggagaggttttatgttaatcacttctgggagttaaagggctaaaagTTTGTAAATGTCATATTGATGATTGACCCTTTCACTACCAAGATctaattggtaattctccttactatctgccatacaattcttatgatgttagttcagagaatttggtattggatcaactactaatcccataattgattttcttctctattctcatcacttgcctgcttgatattgtattgatattgtaaggagaaattctgtcttggtcacttatgggagtgaaagggttaattgacTAACATGGGAAAAATAACCTCTAACTTAGGTCTCCATCAGTCCCTCTCACTTTTCAGCCGATGAATTAAAGTCTTTCGTCCTGTTTCTTGACCCAGTAGAAGCGACGAAGTGAAACTGGACTTCCACCGATGACATGCTGTTGCTTGGATGCCACTTCCACAAGCCTGTCCACGTCTCGCAAATTCCACAAATCAGCAAAACAAACTGTTggtgaaattaatttcacagtTTTCACTCTGCAGGAGTGTTGATGAAGATAGTCTTTAACAACATGTTCATCAGTACCTGATGGTAAGCTTGTCAGCAGAATTCTTAAACCAAGGCAGTCAGAAGGAGATAACATCAGGGGCGCTCTAATAACCTTCACCTtaaatctatttattttatgaaaagtTTTCTGCAAAGTCTTTTCAAGGACTGACTCGTCACAAAATGCCAGTGAAATACCATTCAAGTTAGTTATTACTTTCTCAGACTTGTAACTTGTAAAACCAAGGTGCTGTATCAATCCAAACTTTTCAAAGTAAGATCGCACCATTTCTAGTGTCATACTCTCAGGAACATTACTCACATAGAGTTTTGGCGGTTCAGCTACAAGTGTCTCTTTGTCTTCTGAAAGTTTGACAACAAGTGCATCTTTTTGAGTAGGGATCTGATGGGATTCATCAACAACAGATTCAACTCCACCATCAATGGAATCGAAGACAACTATGCAAGAATCTGGCCTTTTTCCACCATCTGGAGCATTTGCAAACACAACTTCTACCACTTTTCCAAATTGTCCAAAGTGTTTCCTGATTTCCCTTTCTgaagtttcttcagaaatgttAGTTACAATGATCCTCTTTGGCTCATTTTGAGTAATGTGTCGTGAAGCCAGTGACAATTTTACATAAATCTCAACATTTCCAATGTTGTGGTTTCGAATCTTCAAGATCTTTTCAGCATCACATGCCTCTTTAAATATTACAAAGCCATAACCTttggatttcaaaacaaatatctCTTCAATTTCTCCATATGAGGAAAAATACTTCTCCAACATTTCTTTGCTGATGGATTCTTTGAACCTGGAAGGAGTCATGATCACAATTTTTCGTCCTTCTCGTTCAGCAATTTTGATGTCTCTAGgattttgattcattttaaCATCATCGAGCACTTTCTCAATCCGCAACTGTTTCCTCTGTTTATTGGAATATGCTAAAGACACTAGCACCATCATATCATCAATCCTATGGTTTGTGATCGTCATAACATGTTCAACACTATTGGCACCTTCAAATGTGACATAGACAAGGTCACTGTTTTCTTGAACTTGTTCAATTTTGCcaaatactgaaaaataatCATGTACAGATTTCACTGTCATTTTACCTTTGCAACCTTTGCGCTGTGTCACTAAAATCTTTCGTTTCTGGTCTTCAGGACTTGCCAGTGAAGCTTTACCTGTAAGTCTCACTTTTCCAGATTCTGGATCTTGCAAAAATTTCACCGGTCCAGGAGCTGTGCTTAAAGCCCCTTCTTGTGAAGCTTCCTGACCTAGCATTGCCTGTTGAGCTATGTTAATAGAAGAATACCTTGTTTCTTTGGGGGTCACCCCTGACTCAGAAGCTGTCCTCTGAGGCACTGCTGCAGATACCCTTTGATCAAATGTGGCAGCTGACTCTGGTGCTACCTTCATTGATGCTGATTCAGTAAAATCAGGCACTACCATGGGCTTGGAGCTAGTTTTTTCAGATGTCCCTTCAGACCCCACCCGATCAAGTTTAAGAACTGTGTCAGAGGCAATCCTGCCGGATGCTGACGCCTGCTGATCAGGTACCACTGCTGTTTGAGGAGCCACCTTTGAAGGCTGCGAGTCTGCCCTCTTCGTTGCTGGGAACACAAGCACGGGCCTGCCCTTTATTGTATGATATTTTGAGGCAACAGCTTCCTGGAACGACGGAACATTGCTGAATGACACGAACCCAAATCCCTTGCCGGTATCTTGATCTTCTTCTTTACTTCGTACCCATTTCACGTTGCTTATTTCTCCGTACATGGAGAAGTAGTTTAGCAAGTCTTCCTCGTGAAGCTGACGCACTTGCTCACCTTTCTTCTTCTGTAGTACGATCATGATTCTGCGATTTCTGTCGGGGTAATCAAATCTTCGAGGTGACGTAATACTCTCTAACTCTGAGATACCGACTTTTGTCGTTGATAATTGTCGCTGAGTATACCATCTCTGTCCACTGTAAAAACTCAGTCTGCATACGCTTGAGTTATATTTATGTTtcgttttaaataaaacaaaagacttCCAAAGATGAGAATATAACATGCATGATTTAAAATGACGGCTAACATAAACCACGGCAGCCATTTTGTGTGGAACACGTGTTCTGAAACCCAGGACAGCCTCGGTCAAACCGAGCATATTTCGAAGTGGAATGGTATGATGTCATTTCCGGCAATTTGGAATATTGGAACATTTCAGGGATAATGGAACTTTCCCTCGCTAACAACTTGACTTGATCTCAAAATTAGAAGATGCCCGTGAAAAATGACattaaaatagatttaaaaaacTGCGAAGCCTCTAAGAAGGATCATCATCAAAAGCAACGACAGATATGTTATGAAAAAAGCCCTGATATCTGTACTAGATAGCCCATAGTTCCTTGAGCAACTAATTTCCctagtttcttttaaaacaatcattttcaatttctcttggTCAGCAAAGCCTCAAAGCAGTCCACTTTTATTGTAATTAACTATGGCggaggaaaaataaagaggTGGTGGATTGAGATGGAACAAGGTCtacagaaagtttttaaaaaactttctcTAGTTTCTTAAAAGAACTTTTCAACTCAGCTGTTAAAAATTCGCCGCCTTCAAAGAAGCCTCCGACCCCATCACCCCTTCACCCTCcccatttcaatttttccaacCTACTTAAATTGATCGTTCAATCAAAATGGTGACATTCCCATAACCTTGAGAATGGAATcaccttttgttttgttttgttttgttttgtttttttcttttcaaacaaagCTATTTACCCCGATCACTGCTTTCATAACCTCAGCTGTTTCGGTCAGGCTATTTTATTTAGATATTCATCATCAGATTCTAAAAACACTAAATAGGAAATTTTAGATATATAGATCAACTTTATTTTAACGTGTTAGCCTATCATCAGCATTATAAAAAGCTGGTTTCTAGTAGGGGCGTGAACTAAGTATAATAGTTAAAAACtactttaaatatatatatatatatatatgtgaaaaaaataaaaataataataatatatatatatatatatatatatgtataaaaagtctttgattttttgttgtaattaatttttccgttttacagtgCTCGATGCGTAGGAATAAAGCGCGATATATGTTGCgacaggggaaaaaaaagaaaaattactcatcatTCGCTGACccgaattatcatcactcactAAACTCAATGAACTCGTGTCGTCATGccgccacagaaacaaaacgtCACTGCGTAACAATTGAAGTATAGTTATGCAAATTTACAAAGTATAGAAACGATGGtaagaatattcttaacaataaaattCCCCGATAGGTAagcaatcacgaaacaggcttgtaagGATTAAGGcatagtctctctgttttttttcccaatatcGCAACATACATATATAAGCGTAAATATATGTATGTGTATATGTAAACACTTATGTCCATGGCTTAATTAAACTATTAATGCAATAAATATAACCCtaagaaataaattgatatattacATTTGGTCTGTACATCGAAATAAGCTCATCAAACGTAGCCAAAGTTTCATAACTACGTATTTCATTTGGGGAGAAATTCCAGATCTTAGCACCATTATAGCTGaaactttcctttaaaaattcaGTCCTGGACCACGGAACGGCCAACTTATTATCAGCAATCCTTAGATGATAATTGTTGGCCGAGCTCAAGTTCCTGAAAGTATTCGAAAGCCTCGTAAGAGCCAAGTCATGGAGGACCTTAAACATTTGTCCAGCCTTAATATGAATTCTACGTTTGCTTAGTAAACTCAAGCCAAGATGACGTAGAGCTAATTCAGTCAGTCCAGCCTCGTTTCCGTAACGCATAATTACCCTAGCACATCTGTAATTGAGTTTCTGCAGCCTTTCGGCTGGTATACTTCTTAATGAATCCCAAACCTCACAACAATGGTATTTTAAGGTATTTTTATCATCTTGCTATGTTATGCGAAGTTAACTTGACCTATTTTAACCACTATGTAACCGTGTTACCAAAGCCAGATGACTTAGAAGTACAGAACTTTAACTTAACTGAGGTCAATAATATGTTGTACATGCTACCACTGAAACTTTCTCCAAGCTACACTTATTGTCGAGAGTTGAAG encodes:
- the LOC131794976 gene encoding uncharacterized protein, whose protein sequence is MQYEGNKMAVVVRFSRTGFRCPLFVQTPRLFSATSLYLPRNSRFLSYATRNLSPEHQKRKIMVVGLREGTVETDAETLELYFKSYGKIEHAKVVRDQLSGKSKGYGFVTFDSPKVAEKVLSSTNHRIDGKDVKVLLAVRSLKKSRELPITKDIQSEELQERKIYVSALETGDYRTTEQDLKDYFSTFGEVEDAMIVFPKSYGFVTFKNPETVKDVLSNPLHVIKGWKIYVARPFKIKDKTEIARKRKRTINVYDVFPEISDNDLIKHFSIFGEVEQVLGRDSDSNQSSQCMVVFKREDAAKMALKQQLQVIASRFKIYVKPLSDSRESNKVLLRGAPADITLEALQLYFEQFGDIVRMDLTSDHHRPTHADIHGVKYRINTDWPTVEFTDVGAVEKVLLHDHVICGQNVDLRRVDERALSTGAFKRETERSMMILIDDLDRNSSKEAIIDYFTSQSLMVQSVVFRMESNDSMSCVVGFWNLDDVDEVVNQASKQDGILFISGKPAYVRRLHWESTQENMENDRQGDLLNNY
- the LOC131794975 gene encoding uncharacterized protein; the encoded protein is MAAVVYVSRHFKSCMLYSHLWKSFVLFKTKHKYNSSVCRLSFYSGQRWYTQRQLSTTKVGISELESITSPRRFDYPDRNRRIMIVLQKKKGEQVRQLHEEDLLNYFSMYGEISNVKWVRSKEEDQDTGKGFGFVSFSNVPSFQEAVASKYHTIKGRPVLVFPATKRADSQPSKVAPQTAVVPDQQASASGRIASDTVLKLDRVGSEGTSEKTSSKPMVVPDFTESASMKVAPESAATFDQRVSAAVPQRTASESGVTPKETRYSSINIAQQAMLGQEASQEGALSTAPGPVKFLQDPESGKVRLTGKASLASPEDQKRKILVTQRKGCKGKMTVKSVHDYFSVFGKIEQVQENSDLVYVTFEGANSVEHVMTITNHRIDDMMVLVSLAYSNKQRKQLRIEKVLDDVKMNQNPRDIKIAEREGRKIVIMTPSRFKESISKEMLEKYFSSYGEIEEIFVLKSKGYGFVIFKEACDAEKILKIRNHNIGNVEIYVKLSLASRHITQNEPKRIIVTNISEETSEREIRKHFGQFGKVVEVVFANAPDGGKRPDSCIVVFDSIDGGVESVVDESHQIPTQKDALVVKLSEDKETLVAEPPKLYVSNVPESMTLEMVRSYFEKFGLIQHLGFTSYKSEKVITNLNGISLAFCDESVLEKTLQKTFHKINRFKVKVIRAPLMLSPSDCLGLRILLTSLPSGTDEHVVKDYLHQHSCRVKTVKLISPTVCFADLWNLRDVDRLVEVASKQQHVIGGSPVSLRRFYWVKKQDERL